One Drosophila santomea strain STO CAGO 1482 chromosome X, Prin_Dsan_1.1, whole genome shotgun sequence DNA segment encodes these proteins:
- the LOC120457401 gene encoding serine/arginine repetitive matrix protein 2 isoform X6 produces MEVECDLGDIQNEELLRKMWQQSEDSERKRQIRSHLYKLRESRLCNLYRHETDPMSEPNGNGNGNVNTLAGYAGKDPLATSHGDALLDQNFQSLKSKEVRDSTSPTHELRFHSMTLSQPNTTGWDVQTSSEVSPDGRAYRTETLAKTDGVEKLNGGGLAEFKGRNEQRSSASHQGDDKNFVKQASDSSKTQLQETVVFGDENSGRTEMKMSSTSTSSSSKVVSSSSTVEYGDEPRYLLDNQEKPHQPHQPHQPHQREWEQDQRRQEQRMQEQLQRQEQQIRQEQLQRQEEFQRQEQIQRQEQIQRQQERFTESREQSNSTRNVQTQQHYEENKRYVDMDKASPEYQRHVQHLMEQPGEIISNTVEYPKPNVKMITTVKRLPDGTIVKNKRYETEQLTPSQSHTTHKQTNNQTHNQTRNQVHNQRREHDEQDSQTRDVVDNVEQKHVTESQSFSSVKKSSRRFSTETTSETVEEYDDRGQPSTRVVQKAPTPSYAPPSHSPRQSPAKDFSTHGFPSVRPNKPTQEYPSQRPGIAGEEVVVVRSEKSRQVKQQTSSQRTIETEVVGDDNHEPQRSPQKLREAPTPSWEQPATRRQPVEEDFSTHGFPSVRTSTTTTRPDQPDGEVLLTSKTVSRNQSANRKTNTERIIETQVEHPNAPTHSTPRSGSPRRSQPRDDYASSPRGPAGKPSQSRPSTTGGSTTTTTKTTTTSEPLTRRQLQKEREVDAAHRAFAASLRSSSPADSTTSVGSHHHHQSPRSSVSSNRTFRREMREGSHDSQAPSESSRISSTTVTRHTGGNVTSSTIKTKTTKPVKTPSEPRSPTPKAGGSVTTTTTTISSTTKSSPSPAPASPTTAAPPTSTPASSAPPDNKLSQYTYTTTKPGDIFSLPPTTPPTINNEPTLTTTRKTTTTTTTSDNLQNHPKQSAIEPATTDTDTDTDSQPIRKVKLSANEAKVVEEAPCVRRQYYQLGNEGENPETPESSGTPANKKPHPMRRPHDEPTTEPQLRRSSKSPSVEPRQVQRETTFEGRRVSHPEDRELLIDELILIEEMSGAPGLPTASTSPVPRAQSPGKPVTRTQSPEKQQPRATPRQSPEKEQPAFKQPHEVYTPSQTDKQFPRAQSPGKTPGWTQPQVSPRQSPERQLPRAQSPEEVPGVRQPSASPRQSPEKQVPDSQTRDQGPGLPRISPRQSPEKQLPKEIPPKSRQSPEKDLTSQQRREEEIFRSAITTTQKRTTNNLNEEFITNERGNPNQPIIEKTPQTTANNEPKTNPSETIESPDGGFPSKPHEVEAQPEVKESPTFRKKGLTRRETFEDRCRQILGMEEDGDTQGTYTERPNNEEEAENVSHTTIETIQVKIEDCPDDDEDDKPRRVTETYVVRTQPTIKVEEELFVDVTEAEEVEILVNPSKKTPKEEDSPKYSKGQDTPKSPKKDQPIPTTLKKEQSPVHSKDEETPRYPKEPGSRRYPKEPEPSEYFKESPRNPKDDAETININEETTIVIAKQGSKSPSPERRVPKIQQHPSPTASPSVSPVSGKKIPSKVESNFVTEKVIDCRGKTAVEKISQRPRTPSPTTPKKNTKPSQNIPERVPETESEPEKDSEPETKKKTSVSVTKLETERRNSRTTKTKQPLQPKEPQSKVPTAKSPRKDSLTGRKRDSLVEETRTTTTTTTTRQGRKPSDTNGSPTIKDRLRSSPRKQKTSPQQTRTPTPAQTRSPEDDVDGDSSSPDDSPTRVGNERRRSSNISVHTEIIIDHMAPKSPKTERRPQSSTGNVPSPIRKLPVTERKESAPVPRVTRRDKTEKVTRSTSENIIKVSGSKPHPEMSSLKPGGERSRPSKCCTTKTINLSEQRINTATDMEGVIIDIQQAKSSREPSPDRIVPTPVPAELETGKPRYPDVVQEPDDEPRRKPQVTNIPIFEEESQTYVGCQISELLSSNGIEVDILDNPTVEAPKSLDYPVNTPDTDESLLSVHEKVSRFTHSAEKVKEPKVSAPFSREFDANAKIPENDDCLLSINQKVDKFMRTAENVIRPSSLSPRPEIERPALEEIDEELLRDDCTLSVSQKVHKFIDTAEKLAPTMPQKSPRLVANIERHISRQSEPERELDEESEPELDRDTDVEDDDQTRQLETEEEITQTVTKKKTLKEFKQQTMETRETRRDSKAEPENVQKKSPQTKLKEEPAKVPKYQAKVPQKVSQWEPKKQPQREPKVSQKETPWEPKKQPLSKPKDEPEKVNKREPKVPQKDSQAKLKEEPERVTKRVPQKEPRKEPLRQSEEEPELSPEEEFDDEPLPMTKAHTTAIEIKRQKDILNRPSVFGQRTPERKSSTTPSPNKLNGTRGRPSPSTSLITEEKRSYRNQVTNVTKPGTRKTTPSAYSPAQSPPSKTSSISKRMEEISQQSWVVQDVDVDVEVVGPAPPSHISEKPQGKSPSPTSSRSPSRSPSRSPSRRTSTNLNTISTTTTTTTEHPSTTMTTKPTPKPTPTNPSKDEPEIIPIESLTEKSITTTYTTNTTGRNVASRRNVFEPVHETHVDSEPTGRRPSYMDHTKSSLEHIRRDSLEINKSHYSRKSSVEDESPVEPRNPNSSVKFDVPRKTPSRGADEPRKTSLKGKDEDSDLELEIEEIFDLQRLEKLLETVASYELRRRIRAQMRLIRKNMINAGTTTTITTITTSTTPGKSSPLPKRRDQSPAGAAEAKTKEVRTTINRRQQQQRVEQVDSTTPTAPGKTSPHGKPPMKPRERSASPAQKRRISPPGKQSPGDRSTTTTTKVTTTSTTRGAPSKPAQGPIWADRSKVLKGHAPVPQTNGSTPRKGSTSSTTSSSGKITRTTTSSSTTTSSSSTTNTRNKQREEDSITSSYGVGPTDENGLPLFGIRALKKKATPPAEEPCETKQEVTGYVIEEQFYSDNKSPPRHERKELIYSSNADELAAIKQQLEDEDDSSPPLLDARVVREFKKVESQQALPEDARYVRRGSVKELSEKFIRKESSSSTHSTHSSIAQSLVRHEDETEDDSESNEVCSVIEAPQMRQNQSHITSTTRSSNTRSFLNSSADQRQVTSVDDVLERMRNADNVEEPGDSSEDREARALLNKFLGASVIMQGVESMLPPTATGQRLNSQGVKTTRITNTYSKSGNSSTSTTNNTSNTSNKVSSSSAPVTRTTCDIEEIWDEQVLKQLLEQASTYEERRKIRARLRELMAEREAAQHKSSSSSEQRTESKSKDGGATVTTTTTKVTTRTVSGSAASKNISPLAKFKQLDKQAAAQQAQKSSPTTSTPTTPGGSAQPLFKFTDPALNARAATVKDQLLQWCKHKTQEYENVQINNFSSSWSDGLAFCALIHHFLPDAFDYTTLTKQTRRHNFELAFSVADEKAGIAPLLDVEDMVEMSRPDWKCVFVYVQSIYRRFRNCQ; encoded by the exons ATGGAGGTGGAATGCGATCTGGGTGATATACAAAACGAGGAATTGCTGAGGAAAATG TGGCAGCAGTCCGAGGACAGCGAGCGCAAGAGGCAGATCCGATCGCATCTCTATAAGCTGCGCGAGTCGCGACTTTGCAACCTTTATAGGCACGAAACGGACCCAATGTCGGAGCccaacggaaacggaaatggcaACGTGAATACGCTGGCCGGATATGCAGGCAAGGATCCGCTGGCCACCAGCCACGGCGATGCCCTGCTCGACCAGAACTTCCAGAGCCTCAAGTCCAAGGAGGTGCGCGACTCGACCAGTCCCACCCATGAGCTGCGATTCCATTCGATGACGCTCAGCCAGCCGAATACCACCGGTTGGGATGTGCAGACCTCCTCGGAGGTCAGTCCGGATGGGCGGGCCTATCGCACCGAAACTCTGGCCAAAACAGATG GCGTGGAGAAGCTCAATGGTGGTGGCCTGGCCGAGTTCAAAGGTCGCAACGAGCAGCGCTCAAGTGCCTCCCATCAGGGCGATGACAAGAACTTCGTGAAGCAGGCCTCCGATAGCTCGAAGACCCAGCTCCAAGAGACGGTGGTCTTTGGGGACGAGAACAGTGGTCGCACCGAGATGAAGATGagctccacctccacctcgtCCTCCTCCAAGGTGGTGTCCTCCTCGTCCACTGTGGAGTACGGTGATGAGCCGCGATATCTGCTGGATAACCAGGAGAAGCCACATCAGCCGCATCAGCCGCATCAGCCCCATCAGCGCGAGTGGGAGCAGGATCAGAGGCGTCAGGAGCAGCGTATgcaggagcaactgcagcgaCAAGAGCAACAGATTCGCCAAGAGCAACTGCAGCGCCAGGAGGAATTCCAGCGGCAGGAGCAGATCCAGCGCCAGGAGCAAATCCAGAGGCAGCAGGAACGATTCACGGAGAGCCGCGAGCAAAGCAACAGCACCCGGAATGTCCAGACCCAACAGCATTACGAGGAGAACAAGCGCTATGTGGACATGGACAAGGCTTCGCCGGAGTATCAACGCCATGTCCAACATCTAATGGAGCAGCCCGGCGAGATAATCTCCAATACGGTGGAGTATCCCAAGCCGAATGTCAAGATGATTACTACGGTTAAGCGCCTGCCGGACGGAACCATTGTTAAAAACAAGCGCTACGAGACGGAGCAACTTACTCCCAGTCAGAGCCATACAACGCACAAGCAGACCAACAACCAGACACACAATCAAACCCGTAACCAAGTCCACAATCAGCGACGTGAACACGATGAGCAGGATAGCCAAACTCGTGATGTAGTGGACAATGTGGAGCAAAAGCATGTGACGGAGTCGCAGAGCTTCTCCTCGGTGAAGAAGTCCAGTCGCCGTTTCTCCACGGAAACCACCTCGGAAACCGTGGAGGAGTACGATGACCGTGGCCAGCCCTCAACCAGGGTGGTGCAGAAGGCACCCACACCATCATACGCCCCACCCTCCCATTCGCCACGTCAGTCGCCGGCCAAGGACTTCAGCACCCATGGTTTCCCCTCGGTGCGTCCGAATAAGCCCACACAGGAGTATCCCTCTCAAAGACCCGGCATTGCTGGcgaggaggtggtggtggtacgTTCGGAAAAGAGCCGCCAAGTGAAGCAGCAGACCAGCTCACAGCGCACCATCGAAACGGAGGTTGTGGGCGATGATAACCACGAGCCGCAGAGATCCCCGCAGAAGCTGAGGGAGGCACCAACACCCAGCTGGGAGCAGCCCGCCACCAGACGTCAGCCGGTGGAGGAGGATTTTAGCACCCATGGTTTTCCCTCGGTGCGCACAAGCACCACAACCACTCGTCCCGATCAACCCGATGGTGAGGTGTTGCTCACGTCCAAGACGGTGAGTCGCAATCAGAGCGCCAATCGCAAGACGAACACGGAGCGGATCATTGAGACACAGGTTGAGCATCCCAATGCTCCCACACACTCCACTCCGCGATCCGGAAGTCCACGTCGATCTCAACCACGCGACGATTACGCCAGCTCGCCACGCGGACCAGCCGGCAAACCGAGTCAATCGCGGCCCAGCACCACTGGTGgtagcaccaccaccaccaccaagaCAACCACCACTTCGGAGCCGTTGACGCGGCGTCAGTTGCAAAAGGAGCGCGAGGTGGATGCCGCCCATCGGGCATTTGCCGCCTCGCTACGCAGCAGTTCGCCGGCGGACAGCACCACCTCGGTGGGTtcacaccaccaccaccagtcGCCACGATCGAGCGTTTCCTCGAATCGCACGTTCCGTCGGGAAATGCGTGAGGGTTCCCATGACAGCCAGGCGCCATCGGAATCGAGCAGGATCAGCTCGACCACTGTGACCAGGCACACAGGTGGCAATGtcaccagcagcaccatcaaGACCAAGACCACCAAGCCGGTGAAAACTCCCAGCGAGCCCAGGTCGCCCACCCCAAAAGCAGGAGGAAGTgtgaccaccaccacgaccACCATTAGCAGTACCACCAAGTCCAGTCCCAGTCCAGCACCAGCCTCACCCACAACCGCTGCACCACCCACCTCAACACCAGCCAGTTCCGCACCACCAG ATAACAAGCTATCACAGTATACGTATACTACCACTAAGCCCGGCGATATATTCTCTCTGCCACCAACTACTCCTCCTACTATTAACAACGAACCAACACTAACCACCACCcgcaaaacaacaaccaccaccaccacctccgaCAACCTCCAGAATCACCCGAAACAATCTGCAATCGAACCTGCTACCACCGATACCGATACCGATACCGATTCCCAGCCGATCCGCAAGGTGAAGCTGAGCGCAAATGAGGCAAAGGTGGTGGAAGAGGCGCCCTGTGTGCGGCGTCAATATTACCAGCTGGGAAATGAGGGGGAAAACCCCGAGACGCCCGAGAGCTCAGGGACCCCTG CCAACAAGAAGCCCCACCCAATGAGGAGGCCCCACGACGAACCCACGACGGAGCCACAGCTGAGGCGTAGCTCCAAGTCGCCCAGTGTGGAGCCACGTCAGGTGCAGCGGGAAACTACTTTCGAAGGTCGTCGCGTCTCCCATCCGGAGGATCGTGAGCTCTTGATCGATGAGCTGATTCTTATCGAAGAGATGAGCGGAGCTCCTGGTTTGCCCACGGCTTCCACAAGTCCAGTCCCTAGGGCTCAAAGTCCTGGAAAACCAGTGACTAGGACCCAAAGTCCCGAGAAACAACAGCCTAGGGCAACTCCCAGACAAAGTCCTGAGAAGGAGCAGCCGGCCTTTAAGCAACCACATGAGGTCTACACGCCCAGCCAGACTGATAAGCAGTTTCCCCGTGCTCAGAGTCCTGGGAAGACTCCTGGATGGACCCAGCCCCAAGTTTCACCTCGTCAAAGTCCCGAAAGACAATTGCCCCGAGCCCAGAGTCCCGAAGAGGTTCCTGGTGTAAGGCAACCTAGTGCTTCTCCTCGTCAAAGTCCCGAGAAGCAAGTACCCGACTCCCAGACTCGCGATCAAGGTCCTGGTCTTCCCCGTATTTCACCTCGGCAAAGTCCTGAGAAGCAGTTACCCAAGGAAATACCCCCGAAGTCCCGCCAAAGCCCGGAGAAGGATCTAACCAGCCAGCAAAGACGGGAGGAGGAAATATTCCGCAGCGCCATTACCACTACACAAAAACGAACCACCAACAATTTAAACGAAGAATTTATAACGAACGAACGGGGTAACCCGAATCAGCCCATTATCGAAAAGACACCACAGACCACAGCTAATAATGAACCGAAAACCAATCCGTCTGAGACCATTGAAAGTCCAGATGGTGGATTTCCTTCCAAGCCCCATGAAGTTGAGGCTCAGCCCGAAGTAAAAGAGTCACCCACCTTCCGCAAGAAGGGCTTGACTCGTCGTGAGACCTTCGAGGATCGCTGTCGCCAGATTTTGGGCATGGAGGAAGACGGCGATACTCAGGGAACTTACACTGAGCGGCCGAATAACGAAGAGGAAGCTGAGAATGTTTCTCACACAACAATAGAAACAATTCAAGTGAAAATTGAGGATTGCcccgatgatgatgaagatgataAGCCACGTCGTGTTACTGAGACATATGTGGTACGCACACAACCAACGATTaaggtggaggaggagctcTTTGTAGATGTGACCGAAGCAGAGGAAGTGGAGATTCTGGTAAATCCATCGAAAAAGACACCCAAGGAAGAGGATAGTCCTAAATACTCAAAGGGACAAGATACTCCCAAATCTCCCAAAAAGGATCAACCGATTCCCACTACTTTAAAGAAGGAACAGAGTCCTGTTCATTCCAAGGATGAAGAAACTCCAAGATATCCCAAGGAACCAGGCAGTCGTAGGTATCCAAAAGAGCCAGAACCTTCTGAATATTTCAAGGAGAGCCCTAGGAATCCTAAAGACGATGCCGAGACAATTAACATTAATGAAGAAACCACCATTGTCATTGCCAAGCAGGGATCAAAGTCTCCTTCTCCTGAACGCAGAGTTCCGAAGATTCAACAGCATCCTTCTCCTACTGCATCGCCATCAGTATCTCCCGTCTCTGGAAAAAAGATTCCCAGCAAAGTGGAGTCAAACTTTGTGACCGAAAAGGTCATCGATTGCCGGGGAAAAACTGCTGTAGAGAAAATCAGCCAGAGACCGCGTACTCCAAGTCCAACTACTCCCAAAAAGAATACGAAGCCATCACAAAATATTCCAGAGAGGGTACCCGAAACTGAATCGGAACCCGAAAAGGATTCAGAACCGGAGACTAAGAAAAAGACCAGTGTCAGCGTCACAAAACTTGAAACCGAACGTCGCAATTCACGCACCACTAAAACAAAGCAGCCACTGCAGCCCAAAGAACCACAATCAAAGGTCCCAACTGCGAAGAGTCCTCGCAAGGATTCCCTGACGGGTCGCAAGCGGGATAGCCTGGTGGAGGAGACACGTACCACTACAACGACCACAACAACTCGGCAGGGTCGGAAGCCCAGCGATACCAATGGTTCGCCTACGATTAAGGATCGCCTTCGTTCATCGCCGCGCAAGCAAAAAACTTCTCCCCAACAAACCCGAACTCCCACTCCGGCCCAGACACGTAGCCCAGAAGATGACGTAGATGGGGACTCCTCTTCCCCAGATGACAGTCCCACTAGGGTGGGTAACGAACGCCGACGATCTAGCAATATTTCCGTGCACACGGAGATTATCATAGATCACATGGCCCCCAAATCACCGAAAACGGAGAGGCGACCTCAAAGTAGCACCGGAAACGTGCCCAGTCCGATTCGAAAGCTTCCGGTAACGGAGCGCAAGGAGTCAGCACCTGTGCCTCGAGTGACGCGTCGCGATAAAACCGAGAAGGTCACGCGCTCCACAAGCGAGAATATCATTAAGGTGAGCGGTAGTAAGCCTCATCCTGAGATGAGTAGCCTTAAGCCAGGTGGAGAAAGGAGCCGACCCAGCAAGTGCTGCACCACCAAGACAATCAACCTGAGCGAGCAGCGCATCAATACGGCCACTGACATGGAGGGTGTGATCATCGATATCCAGCAAGCAAAGAGCTCTAGGGAGCCATCACCGGATAGGATTGTGCCAACACCCGTGCCCGCTGAACTGGAAACGGGAAAGCCTCGCTATCCGGATGTGGTACAGGAGCCCGATGATGAGCCACGTCGCAAGCCACAGGTTACAAATATTCCGATTTTCGAGGAAGAATCTCAAACCTATGTTGGGTGTCAAATTTCCGAGTTGCTTAGCTCAAATGGCATAGAGGTTGATATTCTGGATAATCCCACTGTGGAGGCTCCCAAGAGCCTGGACTATCCCGTAAATACTCCCGATACGGACGAGAGTCTGTTGAGTGTGCACGAGAAGGTATCCCGATTCACTCACTCAGCTGAGAAGGTTAAGGAGCCAAAGGTTTCAGCACCATTTAGCAGAGAATTTGATGCAAACGCCAAGATCCCTGAAAATGACGATTGCCTGCTTAGCATCAATCAGAAAGTAGACAAGTTCATGCGCACTGCCGAGAATGTTATCAGGCCTTCGTCACTTTCTCCTCGACCTGAGATCGAGCGCCCTGCATTGGAGGAGATAGATGAGGAGCTGCTTCGCGACGATTGTACCCTGAGTGTCTCCCAGAAAGTTCACAAGTTCATAGACACAGCCGAGAAGTTAGCGCCCACTATGCCACAGAAGTCGCCACGTCTAGTAGCCAACATTGAGCGCCATATTTCCCGACAGAGCGAGCCAGAGCGCGAGTTGGATGAGGAGTCAGAACCAGAGCTAGATCGGGACACAGATGTGGAGGATGACGACCAAACTAGGCAACTCGAGACGGAGGAAGAGATCACCCAAACTGTGACTAAGAAGAAGACCCTGAAGGAATTTAAGCAACAAACTATGGAAACCAGAGAGACACGTAGGGATTCCAAAGCTGAACCGGAAAACGTACAGAAAAAATCACCTCAAACTAAGCTCAAGGAAGAACCTGCAAAGGTGCCTAAATATCAGGCAAAGGTTCCACAAAAAGTTTCACAATGGGAGCCTAAAAAGCAACCTCAACGGGAGCCAAAGGTGTCACAAAAAGAAACCCCATGGGAACCCAAGAAACAACCCCTTTCGAAGCCTAAAGATGAACCTGAAAAGGTGAACAAAAGGGAACCAAAGGTGCCCCAAAAGGATTCTCAAGCCAAGCTCAAAGAGGAACCAGAAAGGGTGACCAAAAGGGTACCCCAAAAAGAACCTCGCAAGGAACCACTGAGGCAATCCGAAGAAGAGCCGGAGTTGTCCCCTGAAGAAGAATTCGATGATGAACCTCTGCCAATGACCAAGGCACACACCACAGCTATTGAAATTAAGCGTCAAAAGGATATCCTTAACCGTCCCTCTGTGTTTGGCCAGCGCACGCCAGAACGAAAGTCCAGCACTACGCCCTcgccaaataaattaaatggaaCCCGTGGACGACCTAGTCCAAGCACCAGCTTGATTACCGAAGAGAAGAGGTCGTACAGAAATCAGGTGACCAATGTGACCAAGCCGGGAACCAGAAAAACCACTCCATCGGCCTATTCCCCAGCCCAATCGCCACCATCCAAGACCAGCAGCATTTCCAAACGAATGGAGGAAATCAGTCAGCAGTCATGGGTAGTCCaagatgtggatgtggacgtAGAGGTGGTGGGACCGGCTCCACCTTCACACATCAGCGAGAAGCCCCAGGGAAAGAGCCCATCCCCAACGTCATCGCGATCGCCATCGCGATCTCCTTCCCGATCGCCCAGTAGACGCACCTCCACCAATTTGAACACGATCtccacaaccaccaccaccaccactgaGCACCCGAGCACCACAATGACAACTAAACCGACTCCAAAACCGACTCCAACTAACCCATCCAAAGACGAACCCGAAATCATACCCATTGAATCCCTTACAGAAAAGAGCATCACCACCACTTACACGACGAACACCACTGGACGAAATGTGGCTAGCCGCAGAAATGTGTTTGAACCAGTCCATGAAACACACGTGGATTCCGAGCCAACTGGTCGTCGTCCCTCGTACATGGATCACACAAAGAGTTCGCTTGAGCACATTCGACGCGATTCTCTGGAGATCAATAAGAGTCACTATTCCAGAAAGTCATCCGTGGAGGATGAATCTCCTGTGGAGCCACGCAATCCCAACTCATCCGTGAAATTCGATGTGCCGAGAAAGACCCCGTCAAGAGGGGCAGATGAGCCAAGAAAGACTTCGCTGAAGGGTAAGGATGAGGACTCAGATTTGGAGCTAGAGATCGAGGAAATTTTCGATCTTCAGCGACTGGAGAAGCTTTTGGAAACAGTTGCCAGCTACGAACTGCGTCGCCGCATTCGTGCACAAATGCGTCTTATACGCAAGAATATGATCAATGCGGGTACAACtaccaccatcaccaccataACCACAAGCACAACTCCGGGTAAGAGTTCACCACTTCCCAAGAGACGCGATCAGAGTCCAGCGGGCGCTGCTGAAGCAAAGACCAAGGAAGTTCGCACCACCATAAACCgccggcagcaacaacagcgagtGGAACAGGTGGACAGCACAACCCCAACGGCACCGGGAAAAACCTCACCTCACGGTAAGCCGCCAATGAAGCCGAGGGAAAGAAGTGCCAGTCCCGCACAGAAGCGCCGAATTAGTCCGCCGGGAAAGCAATCGCCCGGAGATAGAagcaccaccacaaccactaAGGTCACCACCACAAGCACCACCCGTGGTGCTCCCAGCAAGCCAGCTCAAGGACCCATTTGGGCAGATCGCTCCAAGGTGCTGAAGGGTCATGCCCCAGTTCCCCAAACGAATGGAAGCACTCCCCGGAAAGGATCCACCTCTAGTACCACTTCGAGCAGTGGCAAGATCACTCGCACAACGACCAGTTCGAGCACCACGACTAGCTCCAGTAGCACCACCAACACACGCAACAAGCAGCGCGAGGAGGACTCGATCACCTCCAGTTATGGTGTGGGACCCACAGACGAGAACGGACTGCCGCTCTTTGGAATTCGGGCGCTCAAGAAGAAGGCGACGCCACCGGCAGAGGAACCCTGTGAGACCAAGCAAG AAGTCACAGGCTATGTGATCGAGGAGCAGTTCTACTCGGATAATAAGTCCCCGCCGCGTCACGAGCGCAAGGAACTCATCTATTCAAGCAATGCGGACGAACTGGCCGCCATAAAGCAGCAGCttgaggatgaggatgataGCTCACCTCCGCTGTTGGATGCCCGAGTGGTGCGGGAGTTCAAGAAGGTGGAGTCTCAGCAAGCGCTTCCCGAGGATGCCCGATATGTGCGTCGCGGATCGGTGAAGGAGCTTAGCGAGAAGTTCATACGCAAGGAATCCTCCTCATCCACCCATTCGACCCACTCCTCGATCGCCCAATCGCTGGTGAGGCATGAGGATGAGACCGAGGATGATAGCGAATCCAATGAGGTTTGCAGCGTGATCGAGGCACCACAGATGCGCCAGAATCAGAGTCACATCACTAGCACCACTCGATCCAGCAACACACGATCATTCCTCAACAGCAGTGCCGATCAGCGCCAGGTGACCAGTGTGGACGATGTCCTCGAGCGCATGCGTAATGCGGATAATG TCGAGGAGCCCGGAGATTCTAGCGAGGATCGCGAGGCCCGTGCTCTGCTCAACAAATTCCTGGGAGCCAGTGTCATTATGCAGGGCGTGGAGAGCATGCTGCCACCCACCGCCACGGGTCAGCGTCTAAATAGTCAAGGC GTGAAGACCACGCGGATAACCAACACGTATAGCAAGTCCGGCAAtagcagcaccagcaccaccaatAACACCAGCAACACCTCCAACAAGGTCAGCAGCTCCTCAGCACCAGTTACACGTACAACTTGTGACATTGAGGAGATTTGGGACGAGCAAGTCCTCAAGCAATTG CTGGAACAGGCGTCCACCTACGAGGAGCGTCGCAAGATCCGTGCACGTCTACGCGAACTTATGGCGGAACGCGAAG